The Salvia miltiorrhiza cultivar Shanhuang (shh) chromosome 1, IMPLAD_Smil_shh, whole genome shotgun sequence genome has a window encoding:
- the LOC131007051 gene encoding uncharacterized protein LOC131007051 isoform X2 translates to MSAFEEPILARLNRLDLILEEIRGDHHSPKSSNASSGTLTSDRQPSCSPERRCRPVNEVMIEVEEKGNLIDRLIHAEDRILKVCLQLEEEFESERSRELNGSAEKKSPKKGLKQFVKSCVKKPNKQKTSILSS, encoded by the exons ATGTCGGCCTTCGAAGAACCAATACTCGCTAGGCTCAATCGACTTGATCTCAtc TTGGAAGAAATTCGAGGCGATCATCACTCTCCCAAGAGTTCAAACGCTTCGAGCGGAACCCTAACGAGCGACAGGCAGCCGTCGTGCTCACCCGAGCGGCGGTGTCGGCCGGTGAATGAGGTGATGATCGAAGTCGAAGAGAAGGGCAACTTGATCGACAGATTGATTCACGCCGAGGATCGAATCTTGAAG GTATGTTTGCAACTAGAAGAGGAGTTCGAAAGTGAGAGGAGCAGAGAGCTGAATGGGTCAGCAGAGAAGAAGTCGCCTAAGAAGGGGTTGAAGCAATTTGTGAAGTCATGCGTTAAGAAGCCTAATAAACAAAAAACTAGCATTTTGTCTTCTTGA
- the LOC131007051 gene encoding uncharacterized protein LOC131007051 isoform X1 produces MSAFEEPILARLNRLDLILKQLEEIRGDHHSPKSSNASSGTLTSDRQPSCSPERRCRPVNEVMIEVEEKGNLIDRLIHAEDRILKVCLQLEEEFESERSRELNGSAEKKSPKKGLKQFVKSCVKKPNKQKTSILSS; encoded by the exons ATGTCGGCCTTCGAAGAACCAATACTCGCTAGGCTCAATCGACTTGATCTCAtc TTGAAACAGTTGGAAGAAATTCGAGGCGATCATCACTCTCCCAAGAGTTCAAACGCTTCGAGCGGAACCCTAACGAGCGACAGGCAGCCGTCGTGCTCACCCGAGCGGCGGTGTCGGCCGGTGAATGAGGTGATGATCGAAGTCGAAGAGAAGGGCAACTTGATCGACAGATTGATTCACGCCGAGGATCGAATCTTGAAG GTATGTTTGCAACTAGAAGAGGAGTTCGAAAGTGAGAGGAGCAGAGAGCTGAATGGGTCAGCAGAGAAGAAGTCGCCTAAGAAGGGGTTGAAGCAATTTGTGAAGTCATGCGTTAAGAAGCCTAATAAACAAAAAACTAGCATTTTGTCTTCTTGA
- the LOC131007050 gene encoding chaperonin-like RbcX protein 2, chloroplastic — MGESWACLCVDSIMPSTIKGNNCVSYFYRNVGKRRQLQQQQQRMVHLSNSFLDPWPAKMVSICTSSTKRHKLQRLIVVDELGGQYEDTFNDVKMELVEFFTFKAVRTVLEQLYEMNPPQYKWFNNFVADNVPSKGNRFLQTLVKERRELAERVMITRLTLYGRWIKKCDLGEIYKEISDENLKLMRERLLETIQWPSDDNSKSDQDTD; from the exons ATGGGTGAATCATGGGCATGTTTATGCGTGGACAGCATCATGCCTTCAACCATAAAGGGAAACAACTGTGTCTCTTATTTCTACAGAAACGTAGGGAAAAGAAGGCAAttgcagcagcaacagcagagGATGGTGCATTTGAGCAATTCTTTCTTGGATCCATGGCCTGCAAAAATGGTGTCAATCTGCACTAGTTCAACAAAGAGACACAAGCTTCAACGCCTCATCGTTGTGGATGAACTAGGGGGGCAATACGAGGACACCTTCAACGATGTCAAAATG GAACTTGTTGAGTTCTTCACGTTTAAGGCTGTGAGGACAGTTCTTGAACAGCTGTATGAAATGAATCCACCACAGTATAAATGGTTCAACAA CTTTGTGGCTGACAATGTACCAAGCAAGGGGAACCGCTTTCTTCAGACTCTGGTTAAG GAGAGGAGAGAACTTGCTGAAAGAGTGATGATCACACGCCTCACACTCTACGGCAGATGGATCAAG AAATGTGATCTTGGTGAAATATACAAGGAAATATCAGATGAGAATTTGAAGCTCATGAGAGAGAGGCTCCTGGAAACCATCCAATGGCCGTCTGATGATAATTCCAAATCTGATCAGGATACTGATTAA
- the LOC131007049 gene encoding cellulose synthase A catalytic subunit 3 [UDP-forming]-like, whose amino-acid sequence MEPEAEIKGKTLKTMGSQVCQICGDDVGLTADLEPFVACNVCAFPVCRPCYEYERKDGNQSCPQCKTRYKRHKGSPAIHGDSEEDGVADDVVDDVHYSETQSDKQKISERMLSWRVNHAGESLNAPKYDKEVPQNHIPLLTNGTDISGELSAASPGRLSMASPPPGGGGKPRIVDPVREFGSPGLGNVAWKERVDGWKMKQEKPVIPMTTSHPPSERGVGDIDASTDVLVDDSLLNDEARQPLSRKVSIPSSRINPYRMVIVLRLVILSIFLHYRITNPVPNAYPLWLISVICEIWFAISWILDQFPKWLPVNRETYLDRLALRYDREGEPSQLAAVDIFVSTVDPLKEPPLVTANTVLSILAVDYPVDKVSCYVSDDGSAMLTFEALSETSEFARKWVPFCKKYSIEPRAPEWYFAQKIDYLKDKVQPSFVKDRRAMKREYEEFKIRINALVSKAQKIPEEGWVMQDGTPWPGNNTRDHPGMIQVFLGQSGGLDSDGNELPRLVYVSREKRPGFQHHKKAGAMNSLVRVSAVLTNGPFLLNLDCDHYINNSKALREAMCFLMDPNLGKYVCYVQFPQRFDGIDRSDRYANRNTVFFDINLRGLDGIQGPVYVGTGCVFNRTALYGYEPPHKPKHKKPGMLSSCFGGSRKKSSQSSKKGSDKKKSSKHVDPTVPIFSLEDIEEGVEGAGFDDEKSLLMSQMSLEKRFGQSAVFVASTLMENGGVPQSATPETLLKEAIHVISCGYEDKSEWGSEIGWIYGSVTEDILTGFKMHARGWRSIYCMPPRAAFKGSAPINLSDRLNQVLRWALGSVEILFSRHCPIWYGYKGRLKWLERFAYVNTTIYPITSIPLLLYCTLPAVCLLTGKFIIPQISNLASIWFLSLFLSIFATGILEMRWSGVGIDEWWRNEQFWVIGGVSAHLFAVFQGLLKVLAGIDTNFTVTSKAGDEEGDFTELYMFKWTTLLIPPTTLLIVNLVGVVAGISYAINSGYQSWGPLFGKLFFAFWVIVHLYPFLKGLMGRQNRTPTIVVVWSILLASIFSLLWVRVDPFTTRVTGPKVEECGINC is encoded by the exons ATGGAACCTGAAGCAGAAATCAAG GGAAAGACCTTGAAGACCATGGGCAGCCAGGTCTGTCAGATCTGTGGTGATGACGTGGGTTTAACTGCTGACCTTGAGCCATTTGTTGCTTGCAATGTCTGTGCATTCCCGGTTTGCAGGCCTTGTTATGAATATGAGAGAAAGGATGGAAATCAGTCTTGCCCTCAGTGCAAAACCAGATACAAGAGACATAAAG GGAGTCCTGCAATTCATGGTGATAGTGAGGAGGATGGTGTTGCTGATGATGTTGTTGATGATGTCCATTACTCTGAAACTCAAAGTGACAAGCAGAAAATTTCAGAACGAATGTTGAGCTGGCGTGTTAATCATGCGGGAGAAAGTCTTAATGCACCAAAGTATGACAAGGAGGTTCCTCAAAACCACATTCCTTTGCTTACGAATGGAACAGAT ATTTCTGGGGAATTGTCTGCCGCATCACCTGGGCGCCTTTCAATGGCATCTCCACCTCCTGGAGGCGGTGGAAAAC CCAGGATTGTGGATCCAGTGAGGGAGTTTGGATCCCCAGGCTTAGGCAATGTTGCCTGGAAAGAAAGAGTGGATGGCTGGAAAATGAAGCAGGAAAAGCCTGTTATTCCAATGACTACTAGCCATCCTCCTTCAGAAAGAGGAGTGGGAGATATTGATGCGAGCACAGATGTTCTTGTTGATGACTCTCTGCT GAATGATGAAGCCCGACAGCCCCTATCAAGGAAGGTTTCTATTCCGTCATCAAGGATAAACCCTTACAGGATGGTTATTGTGTTGCGGCTGGTGATTCTTTCTATTTTCTTGCACTATCGAATAACGAACCCTGTACCCAATGCATATCCATTGTGGCTGATTTCTGTGATTTGTGAGATTTGGTTTGCTATATCCTGGATTCTGGATCAGTTCCCAAAATGGCTTCCTGTAAACCGTGAAACGTATCTTGACAGGCTTGCTCTGAG ATATGACCGTGAAGGAGAGCCATCACAATTAGCTGCTGTTGACATATTTGTCAGTACTGTTGATCCTCTGAAGGAGCCTCCTCTTGTTACAGCTAATACTGTTCTGTCCATTCTTGCGGTAGACTATCCGGTGGATAAGGTCTCTTGCTATGTTTCTGACGATGGGTCTGCCATGTTGACATTTGAAGCTCTATCAGAAACATCTGAATTTGCAAGGAAATGGGTTCCTTTCTGCAAAAAGTACAGTATTGAGCCACGGGCTCCCGAATGGTACTTTGCTCAGAAGATTGACTACTTAAAAGATAAAGTCCAGCCATCTTTTGTGAAAGACCGTCGGGCTATGAAG AGAGAATATGAAGAATTCAAAATTCGTATCAATGCGCTCGTATCCAAGGCTCAGAAAATTCCTGAAGAAGGTTGGGTCATGCAAGACGGTACACCGTGGCCTGGAAATAATACAAGGGATCACCCGGGAATGATCCAG GTCTTCTTGGGCCAAAGTGGAGGTCTTGACAGTGATGGTAATGAGCTGCCTCGGTTAGTATATGTTTCTCGTGAGAAGCGTCCTGGTTTCCAGCATCACAAGAAAGCTGGTGCCATGAATTCACTT GTTCGCGTGTCAGCAGTTCTTACCAATGGACCTTTCTTGTTGAATCTCGATTGTGATCATTACATTAATAACAGCAAGGCCTTGCGTGAAGCAATGTGCTTTTTGATGGATCCGAATCTTGGAAAGTATGTCTGCTATGTGCAATTTCCACAGAGATTTGATGGTATTGACAGGAGTGATCGATATGCCAACCGCAACACTGTCTTCTTTGAT ATTAATCTGAGAGGTTTGGATGGCATTCAAGGCCCTGTATATGTGGGCACTGGATGTGTCTTCAACAGAACGGCTTTATATGGTTATGAGCCTCCTCACAAACCTAAGCATAAGAAACCTGGCATGCTTTCTTCCTGCTTTGGTGGATCAAGAAAGAAAAGTTCTCAATCAAGTAAGAAAGGTTCAGATAAAAAGAAGTCCAGCAAGCATGTTGATCCTACTGTTCCTATCTTCAGCTTGGAGGATATAGAGGAGGGTGTTGAAG GTGCCGGATTCGATGATGAAAAGTCATTGCTCATGTCCCAGATGAGCTTGGAGAAAAGATTTGGACAGTCGGCTGTTTTTGTTGCATCTACCCTGATGGAGAATGGTGGCGTGCCTCAGTCTGCCACACCAGAGACTCTCCTTAAAGAGGCTATTCATGTCATTAGCTGTGGGTACGAAGATAAGTCAGAATGGGGAAGTGAG ATAGGATGGATCTATGGTTCTGTCACAGAAGATATTCTTACAGGATTCAAAATGCATGCACGTGGCTGGCGATCAATATACTGTATGCCTCCAAGGGCAGCCTTCAAGGGATCAGCTCCAATTAATCTTTCCGATCGATTGAATCAAGTGCTTCGATGGGCCTTAGGGTCTGTGGAGATTCTGTTTAGCAGGCATTGTCCAATATGGTATGGATATAAAGGGAGGCTCAAATGGCTAGAGAGATTCGCATATGTCAACACCACAATTTACCCAATCACTTCCATTCCTCTGTTACTTTATTGCACATTGCCAGCTGTCTGCTTGCTTACTGGGAAATTCATTATCCCACAG ATTAGTAACCTTGCGAGTATCTGGTTTCTTtccctctttctctccatcTTTGCCACTGGTATACTGGAGATGAGGTGGAGTGGTGTCGGAATTGACGAATGGTGGAGGAACGAACAGTTCTGGGTCATTGGAGGTGTTTCAGCTCATCTCTTTGCTGTATTCCAGGGGCTGCTCAAAGTTCTTGCTGGAATAGATACAAATTTCACTGTCACATCTAAAGCTGGAGACGAAGAGGGAGATTTCACCGAGCTTTACATGTTCAAATGGACAACTCTTCTGATTCCTCCAACCACTCTTCTCATCGTAAACTTGGTTGGAGTTGTTGCTGGGATTTCCTATGCAATCAACAGCGGCTACCAATCATGGGGGCCGTTGTTTGGGAAATTGTTCTTCGCCTTCTGGGTTATCGTTCATCTCTACCCTTTCCTCAAAGGTCTTATGGGGCGCCAGAACCGCACTCCCACTATCGTCGTGGTGTGGTCGATTCTTCTAGCTTCGATCTTCTCTTTGCTGTGGGTCAGAGTTGATCCCTTCACCACTAGAGTCACTGGCCCAAAGGTCGAAGAGTGTGGAATTAACTGTTAA
- the LOC131000850 gene encoding uncharacterized protein LOC131000850 has protein sequence MDKNPDLSSLIKSLIQHFGSPESAAKHLSALPQMAESTDKPSSSQTPVEVPGGSFPPAPSPKGSPKRSTTESSVGADVDPVSLQMVETPINPEPISTVPPLEGVYSKIAPGSSVKVDENLTKGKTSLPNLTVLATSEKSSGQPAFGVTQHQTPLPTPSEESIPSSKEESAHASQDTSMERIGEIAKEALLDLASQPGSDVDKASIVAEDECAAGDIPTSMDVDDPEKIPDVGQDVDPEESTDVIDVDTFVPDKKSRKRKAGVASLRRSSRSKSTRVIPSTLNLPSREDSDVGPTSQPPVLKPKVEHSPNSKSGKVSSTSHTTSPRISCSGSSSESEVEVSKSYSTRFYTREAKNALKVLAARKFHNDRRVDEDFFSKYKLDILLQDRGMWGTVVNVFPYDAEIVREFYVNLMTEAFDPKSVKFRKVFVRGKVFDFSPSAINKACYTANTNTDDVEVDDDEMTRELTGGKLKAWTSKFAASTLSWKYSVLHKIAVYNWLPSKNTNALTKEQAEFIFKVGKPLAFNFGEQVFANISRAAFKSTGGSMLPFPSLIYNLLVQQKLKEREEIVLVEEKNLLEFSKTLITPDRVKDLPYVPSRAGPTLSPQPDDEADC, from the coding sequence ATGGACAAAAATCCTGATCTTTCCTCTCTCATCAAGAGTCTGATCCAACACTTCGGATCACCGGAAAGTGCAGCCAAACATCTCTCCGCCCTCCCTCAGATGGCTGAATCAACCGACAAACCCTCGTCTTCTCAAACTCCAGTGGAAGTCCCAGGAGGATCTTTTCCTCCAGCTCCTTCTCCAAAAGGCTCTCCGAAGAGAAGTACCACTGAGTCGTCTGTAGGGGCTGATGTTGATCCTGTCTCTTTGCAAATGGTAGAAACTCCCATCAACCCTGAGCCGATCTCCACTGTTCCTCCTCTTGAGGGTGTTTATTCAAAAATTGCGCCTGGTTCCTCTGTGAAAGTTGACGAAAATCTCACGAAAGGGAAAACTTCTCTACCAAACCTCACTGTTCTTGCGACCTCGGAGAAATCCTCAGGACAGCCAGCTTTCGGTGTTACTCAACATCAAACTCCTCTTCCCACTCCAAGCGAAGAGTCAATTCCGTCTTCAAAAGAGGAATCAGCACATGCTTCTCAAGATACCTCCATGGAGAGAATTGGGGAAATTGCCAAAGAGGCCCTGCTTGATCTTGCTTCACAACCGGGGTCAGATGTTGATAAAGCTTCTATTGTTGCTGAAGACGAATGTGCTGCTGGTGATATACCCACATCCATGGATGTTGACGACCCTGAAAAAATTCCTGATGTTGGTCAGGATGTTGATCCAGAAGAAAGCACAGATGTGATCGATGTTGACACCTTTGTTCCTGACAAGAAAAGTCGAAAACGTAAAGCTGGAGTTGCCTCTCTCAGGCGGTCCTCAAGGTCAAAATCCACACGGGTGATCCCTTCTACTCTCAATCTTCCCAGCCGAGAAGACAGTGATGTTGGTCCAACATCACAGCCTCCTGTTCTCAAGCCAAAGGTTGAACATTCTCCCAACTCAAAGAGTGGAAAGGTATCTTCTACCTCTCACACTACCTCTCCTCGTATCAGCTGCTCTGGAAGCTCCTCTGAATCAGAGGTTGAGGTTAGTAAGTCGTACTCCACTCGTTTTTACACTCGTGAAGCAAAGAATGCTCTCAAAGTGTTGGCTGCTAGGAAGTTTCATAATGATAGACGTGTGGATGAGGATTTCTTTTCAAAGTATAAGCTTGATATCCTTTTGCAAGATAGGGGTATGTGGGGTACGGTTGTTAATGTGTTTCCCTATGATGCTGAAATTGTTAGGGAGTTCTATGTTAATCTGATGACAGAAGCTTTTGACCCAAAATCTGTTAAGTTTCGGAAAGTTTTTGTTAGGGGTAAGGTCTTTGATTTCTCCCCATCTGCCATTAACAAAGCATGTTACACTGCGAATACCAACACTGATGATGTTGaggttgatgatgatgagatgaCTAGGGAGTTGACTGGAGGGAAACTTAAGGCTTGGACCTCGAAGTTTGCTGCATCCACTTTGTCTTGGAAATATTCTGTGCTTCACAAGATTGCAGTTTACAACTGGCTTCCAAGCAAAAACACTAATGCTCTAACCAAGGAACAAGCTGAATTTATCTTTAAAGTTGGTAAGCCTCTGGCTTTCAACTTTGGTGAGCAAGTGTTTGCTAACATCTCTCGTGCAGCCTTTAAATCCACAGGTGGAAGTATGCTTCCCTTTCCAAGCCTCATCTACAATCTCTTGGTTCAGCAAAAACTtaaggagagagaggaaattGTGCTTGTTGAAGAGAAGAATCTACTTGAGTTTTCCAAAACCCTCATCACTCCTGATCGTGTCAAAGATCTCCCCTACGTACCTTCACGTGCTGGTCCTACTTTGTCTCCTCAGCCTGATGATGAAGCTGACTGCTGA
- the LOC131000778 gene encoding berberine bridge enzyme-like 18: MSTFTLALLLFVTIWSSRVAALSSTDNFLECLHKEFNNYSSISNKVYTPINASYSSTLRYSIHNLRFVSDSTPKPSVIVTPEHESQIPPLLCCAKLSGLHIRTRSGGHDYEGLSSYASQVPFLILDLINLREITIDVENKTAWVGGGAIIGELYYKIAEKSPVLGFPAGIGPAVGVGGHFSSLLCLFPLPWLLK; encoded by the coding sequence ATGAGCACTTTCACTCTCGCTTTGCTTCTTTTCGTCACCATATGGAGCTCACGAGTAGCAGCATTATCATCTACTGACAATTTTCTTGAATGTCTGCACAAAGAATTCAACAACTACTCTTCCATCTCCAACAAAGTCTACACCCCAATCAACGCTTCTTACTCTTCCACCTTGCGTTATTCCATCCATAATCTGAGATTCGTGTCGGATTCCACTCCAAAACCCTCCGTAATCGTCACCCCGGAACATGAATCCCAGATCCCGCCGCTCCTTTGCTGTGCCAAACTGAGCGGTCTGCATATCAGAACTCGAAGCGGCGGACATGACTACGAAGGGTTGTCGTCTTACGCATCACAAGTCCCGTTTCTGATCCTCGATTTGATCAATCTCAGGGAGATAACAATCGACGTCGAGAACAAAACTGCTTGGGTTGGCGGCGGCGCTATCATCGGCGAGCTGTATTACAAGATCGCGGAGAAAAGTCCGGTGTTAGGCTTTCCCGCAGGAATCGGCCCTGCCGTAGGCGTTGGCGGGCATTTCAGCTCTCTACTTTGCTTGTTTCCTTTGCCATGGCTTCTAAAATAA